A DNA window from Bdellovibrio sp. BCCA contains the following coding sequences:
- a CDS encoding electron transfer flavoprotein-ubiquinone oxidoreductase has translation MSMYNDLPEGVTRETMDVDVLIVGGGAAGLSCALHLQNQIQQHNEDVSAGRKQGEQIPEQMIVVLEKASEIGAHSFSGAVLNPKALRELVPNFKEEGCPLDSEVKKDAVYYLGSDFSFKLPITPPPFHNEGNYIISLSKFNRWLGTKCEEKGINIFPGFAAVEALYEGNKIVGVRTGDKGRDKNGKPKANFEPGLILKSKVVIFAEGTRGSLFKQVEKKLDLRAGKNPEVFEEGVKEVIQMPPGTVEAGKVIHTLGFPLSKSIGGTFIYTIPGDKIIVGLVAYLDTQDPLLDPHRELQKLKTHPFLKNMLKGGKVVAYGGKTLPAGGWYSMPKLYGDGFLVCGDSASMVDVQKLKGIHLAMKSGMQAAETIVEGLAKGGDFSEATTQAYEKRIESSYVKDELYRVRNFHQTLSKGMFASMPLIALQEATGGRGLHDHMKIEHIDADTTEKVVDIWGPYGLDHEENQLPKPDGELFFDKLSSVYLTGTMHDEDSPNHLILKDGDICRTVCEPNYKSPCNHFCPASVYEMVPSKVEAGKKDLQINYTNCIHCKTCDIKCPFENIEWTVPEGGGGPQYRET, from the coding sequence ATGTCAATGTATAATGATCTACCAGAAGGCGTAACTCGCGAAACCATGGATGTCGACGTATTGATCGTCGGCGGTGGTGCTGCGGGACTTTCTTGCGCGCTTCATTTGCAAAACCAAATTCAACAACACAACGAAGATGTTTCAGCGGGTCGCAAACAAGGCGAACAAATTCCTGAGCAAATGATCGTTGTTCTCGAAAAAGCTTCTGAGATCGGTGCACATAGTTTCTCTGGCGCAGTTTTAAATCCAAAAGCTTTGCGCGAGCTTGTTCCGAACTTTAAAGAAGAAGGTTGCCCTCTTGATTCTGAAGTGAAAAAAGATGCGGTTTACTATCTTGGATCTGATTTCTCTTTCAAACTTCCTATCACGCCTCCGCCGTTTCATAACGAAGGCAACTACATCATCTCTTTAAGCAAGTTCAACCGTTGGTTGGGAACGAAGTGTGAAGAGAAGGGTATCAATATCTTCCCAGGTTTCGCCGCTGTTGAAGCTTTGTATGAAGGTAACAAAATCGTAGGTGTTCGCACAGGCGATAAGGGGCGTGATAAAAACGGAAAACCAAAAGCGAACTTTGAACCGGGTTTGATTTTAAAATCCAAAGTCGTGATCTTCGCTGAAGGAACTCGTGGTTCGCTTTTCAAACAAGTTGAGAAAAAATTAGATCTTCGCGCTGGAAAAAATCCAGAAGTGTTCGAAGAAGGTGTGAAGGAAGTGATCCAAATGCCTCCGGGCACGGTGGAAGCAGGAAAGGTGATCCATACTCTTGGATTCCCTCTTTCTAAATCTATCGGTGGTACTTTCATCTACACAATCCCAGGTGATAAAATCATCGTAGGTCTTGTGGCTTACTTGGATACGCAAGATCCATTGCTTGATCCACACCGTGAATTGCAAAAATTGAAAACTCATCCGTTCCTGAAGAACATGCTTAAGGGCGGTAAAGTGGTGGCTTACGGTGGTAAGACATTGCCTGCGGGTGGCTGGTATTCAATGCCGAAACTTTATGGTGATGGATTCTTAGTTTGCGGTGACTCTGCCAGCATGGTGGATGTGCAAAAACTTAAGGGTATTCACTTGGCGATGAAATCCGGTATGCAAGCGGCAGAGACGATTGTTGAAGGCCTTGCAAAAGGTGGCGATTTCTCTGAAGCGACAACTCAAGCTTATGAAAAACGCATTGAAAGCAGCTACGTGAAAGACGAGTTGTACCGTGTTCGTAACTTCCATCAAACTTTAAGCAAAGGGATGTTTGCTTCCATGCCTTTAATCGCCTTGCAAGAGGCGACAGGCGGCCGTGGTCTTCACGATCATATGAAGATTGAGCATATCGACGCGGATACAACTGAAAAAGTCGTCGATATCTGGGGACCTTATGGTTTAGACCATGAAGAAAACCAGCTTCCGAAGCCAGATGGGGAGCTTTTCTTTGATAAGCTTTCGAGCGTCTATTTGACGGGAACGATGCATGATGAGGACTCTCCAAATCACTTGATCCTGAAGGATGGAGACATCTGCCGTACGGTATGTGAGCCTAATTACAAATCACCTTGTAATCATTTCTGCCCAGCTAGCGTATATGAGATGGTACCGTCTAAGGTCGAAGCAGGTAAGAAGGACTTACAAATCAATTATACTAACTGTATTCACTGTAAGACTTGTGATATTAAGTGCCCATTCGAAAACATCGAGTGGACCGTTCCTGAAGGGGGCGGTGGACCACAGTATCGCGAAACATAG